The Desulfovibrio sp. Fe33 genome includes a window with the following:
- a CDS encoding GGDEF domain-containing response regulator, with protein sequence MKIIIIEESKAVALQLADMLQSAGHTDVSDVESLDRALRAMQRFASEETPVDLVLIDLDNHDTDGIAAILTIKSHREFEDIPIIAIAEDDDSSELDRAFAAGSSDYIVKPVGRTELRARVRSALQLRREMVKRMLRERELERLARKLERMSNQDGLTGLANRRCFDDTLIREWVRNGREDNPVGLLMIDIDHFKAYNDALGHVNGDVCLRNVAESIRAATNRPGDLVARYGGEEFAIILPNTDFNGALVVAANIHASLSRTNISHPASQVSRNVTVSIGAAAVVPTCGSTPEHLIQTADKALYQAKQSGRNRTESVCLPEPGLLAQ encoded by the coding sequence ATGAAGATTATCATTATCGAAGAATCAAAAGCCGTAGCGCTCCAGCTCGCCGATATGCTTCAGAGCGCGGGTCACACGGACGTGTCGGACGTCGAATCACTCGACCGCGCGTTACGCGCCATGCAGCGATTCGCCTCCGAAGAGACGCCCGTGGACCTGGTTCTCATCGACCTGGACAACCACGATACGGACGGCATCGCCGCCATCCTGACCATCAAGTCCCACCGCGAGTTCGAGGACATACCGATCATCGCCATCGCCGAGGACGACGATTCGAGCGAGCTGGACCGGGCGTTCGCCGCCGGGTCCTCGGACTACATCGTCAAGCCGGTGGGCCGCACCGAGCTGCGGGCGCGGGTGCGCTCGGCCCTGCAACTCAGGCGGGAAATGGTCAAGAGGATGCTCCGCGAACGTGAATTGGAACGGCTTGCCCGCAAGCTGGAACGCATGTCCAACCAGGACGGACTCACCGGCCTGGCGAACCGCCGCTGTTTCGACGACACGCTCATCCGGGAGTGGGTGCGCAACGGGCGCGAGGACAACCCGGTGGGACTGCTGATGATCGATATCGACCACTTCAAGGCGTACAACGACGCCCTCGGCCACGTGAACGGCGACGTCTGCCTGCGCAACGTGGCGGAATCCATCCGCGCCGCCACCAACCGCCCCGGCGATCTCGTGGCCCGGTACGGCGGCGAGGAATTCGCCATCATCCTGCCCAACACCGACTTCAACGGCGCGTTGGTCGTGGCTGCAAACATCCACGCCAGCCTTTCCAGAACCAACATCAGCCATCCCGCGTCGCAGGTCTCCCGCAACGTCACCGTGTCCATCGGCGCGGCCGCGGTCGTGCCCACCTGCGGGTCCACTCCCGAGCACCTCATCCAGACCGCGGACAAAGCCCTGTACCAGGCGAAGCAGTCCGGCAGGAACCGCACGGAATCCGTCTGCCTCCCCGAACCCGGCCTGCTGGCGCAGTGA